One Bombus terrestris chromosome 15, iyBomTerr1.2, whole genome shotgun sequence genomic window, AAGAACGGATGAATAGTCGAAGCCGACCGCAAGGATCCACACGCGCGTACTGCGTGGTTAATCGAGTGTCAAGGGTCGAGAGGATCTTTAAATTATAGTAACGAAAGGGCCAGTCATTTTTGTCCATTCGTCTTGGACGTTTACGAGCGTTGCACGATACGCTAGAAAGCGGAAGAAGATGCTTGTGGAAGAGGAATCTACTAGTGATTTCCAACTTCGTAAATCAACCAGGAAGATACCATCTAGTGCTTAATTATCGCCTTGAAAGCGTCGAGCAAAGTTTTCCACTCGAATTAAAATTCCAATGGAACAGGAATAGGGTTCTTGTATTGTTGATTGATGATATATGGTAGTTTCATTGTATTTCCAAATATTCTAATACAAGAAGTGCACCAAGATGGACCTCTTGAATCCTtgaataaattctatttattttaaagatCTCTCAAATGACTGAAACTGTAACAAGAAGAATAGTGTTTGCATTTTGATTAGAATTCGCCCTTCATTTGATTTAAGTATTCGATAAGAAATAGAGGTCCGtctttttatacgtttattCGAGCAatggaaataagaaataataaaaaaattatggaaaataTGTTTCCACATCGAGAAACTAATTTTGTCTTTAATATCAAGAAATTGATACGCAAGAAACGAGTTTGGCATTCGATTCTGGTACCTTTCCTCCGTTCGTTTGCCAGGATGCGATAGATAGAAAATGCAAAACAGACTCAGGTTAGAGCTACCTTCTTCGAGAGTGATATTTTCGAAAGGAGATGTGCAAACGTAGCCGAATTCACGAAGCAAGGCTAAAATAATCGAGACAGTGAAATGAAAGGAGGGTCTGAGACGAAGTGAGTCACTTGCCATAAAACACGATCACCCTTCGCGTAACCCTAGGGTACCGTAGATGTTTCGACAATATCCTAGGGCCTAGGGTAGCGTACACCAACCGCGACCCGTAAACATTTTATCCTGTATCGTTCGAAACTCTTTGAAGGGAGTGGCTTCCTTCGCTGTGCTTTACGAGAGTTCGAGGATGGAAAATTATCGAAAGCTTGTATCGCAGTAAACTCGAAAGCGGTCGATTCTagattctatatacattttacgTACAGTAGCTCACGAAAATacaaaactttttgaaattctgTTAGAACTATAAAGTGATCGTAACAGTAAAATGTTTAAAACCGAATCCAGAAATGTACATAGGATTTACAAGAAATATTAGTATAGAGCATGAATTCACCAGTTTGAAACACACGATTAGCGCCATAGATGGTCTCGCTACGTACTGTAGCTTCTTAAGATAGCGAATAGTTGTCTGTTGAAATACTTTGGTGGTCTTTACGAAATGTACGCttacatacattttcagatccgtTTCAAATTCTATCGACACAATCGCGATAGTCGTGTCTCTACAATACCAacgagatttcaaaatgttttgtacgaCATATCCATGAAAAATTTGCAAGAGTGTTTGGACACTTTCGTAAACCACTCTATACGTACATAGACATTTCTGCAAGGAAGAAATGCACTGCTCGACTTCTGCAGGAACTACGTGGATACACAGAGTTGTCTGATAAATATCTACTATCTTTCATTGATCGACAGTGTAAATTCCGAGCTACTTCGAGAAATTGGAATGTCTTGGATTGAGAAACGAACGTTGCAGAATTCGGAAACTTTGATGGAAACGGGGCTCGATAACTGAGCAACAGGGCAAGACCCGAGCGTTTGATGGCGAAGTACGTAATTGGTCCTTCGACAGTGAGAACGTCTAACACTGAAATCAATAAGATCTTGGTATTTGAACTTTCGCAAAAGCAACCGCGTTCAAACTGTGATAGACTGTGGTAAAGGCGAGCCATGATTACAGCAACGAAACCGAGCAATGTTCGAGTGGTTTGAAAagcaaaatgaaaaagaaaagagaccAATTTCATCCAATGGTTCTCGTCCGATTACTGCATAAACGACGTGTGACGTGACTCGGTGATTATTCGATTTAAAATCCGTTGTAAACAATGGCTGCCATAAACCGGCTAGTCACGCGAGCAAATATCCCGATCTCCCGTTACGTACCGCCTTTCATTACTTAATCGTTCGTTTGCCTCTCCATCTCGCAGACTTCCAGCAGACTTCGTTTTTCGATAACGAGATTCACCCCTCTTCATTCAGACGGTCCTCTTCTTCTAAGCCGATTTCGCCCCGGATCGTTTGATCTTGGCCTTGACTATGGCATACTCGTGTACCAAACAAGGCACATATACGCGAAACTGCTTTCCTACCAGACGTCCAAAGGAACTGCGTAAGGTACAGAATAAAGGTAGGGTTAACCCTAGAAAGACGGAGGTTTCAAGCATTATGTGAACGACGAAGGGAGAGCTGATTTCGGTCAAAAATATCCTTTAAAAACGAGCGTTTTAACGAACAGACCTGCTTCGATTCGTGAACTTCTATGTTTCAATCTTGTTCTCATTTTAGCAAACAAAACAGATTTTTAACATTCGAAGAGAATGTTTAACGTAAAGGTAAAAGCAGGAAACGCGcatattaataagaattatttcATATCTTGCTGAGattctatatatttcttaatattaggAAATGCAATACTTGGCGATATTTGTCCAATCAAGGACTCGTAATAAATACGATCCTTTCCTGTGTTTGCCTTTTTCCAGCAAAGCAAAGGATGCCTTCCCTTTAAACATTCCAGGATTCAAGTTCGAcgtaagagaaagagaagagacgaTTGCGAGCTGCATAGGAGCGAAGCAGAGAAATAAAGATAAAGGAGGAAAGGGTGAATTCATTGGGCCGAGAGGACGAGCcctaagaatataaaataatggcAACTATAAAAGACAATTATGTCGGAGTAACGATAGACGTTCCAAGTAAGAGAGAGGGGTGAAAGGAGGCGGAAACAGAGTCAAGTTAAGGGAGAAGAAAACGAGAGACGAGTTAATAGAGAAGACAGGAGTAGAacatagagaaaagaaaaaggagaagacgAGGAAAGAACTGTAGAAAATGGatggaagaaaggaaaggagaaaatgGGAAGAGAGTCGAGTAAGGATAAAGTGCGAGAGAAAGGGGTGAAAAAGGAAGTCGAAGGTGGAAGGGAGAAGGGACAAGACGCACAGGCAAGTCACGCAAGTATGCACTTGAGCGTTCGGTTTCGTTCGCAATCTCGTGGGCATGCATCCGGCTGGATGCACACCAAGTAGTGCACGAGTTTCGAAAGGGGAGTCCGGTGCTCGGAGATACGGAAGCTTACAAAGCCAACGAGACGTAGCAGGGTGCCTGGGACACACGAATCTCGCTAGGCTAGGGTTAACGAGGCTGTGGAGAACGGACAATAATGAATCTCGAAAAGCAAAGGAAATATTGCTCTCTTGAATTTCGACTAATGGTGGCAGTCGTGTCTCTCCCTCTCTTCAACTTCATTCCTGTTTTAAGTAGAGTTTAGTATTGTTGCGGCGCATTAAAGAAACAGTCCTTCGGACCGTGTGCAAGGTACGTACGAAGCAAAGAATGTTTAGTGTGTTTCGTGCCATAGAAACGAATTTAACCTGAAGCACCCTTCAGTCTGGAGAGTCCGCGGGCTTAATTAAGTCACGTGTGCTTGCGTGGGATGAGTGAGAATCAGAGAAAATTGAGCTACAAAGGGCACCCGAGAGCTTCCTCAATTTAAGGAAAAACCTTTGATGATTCGGTAAATCGACTATGCTCTATAACGTTTCCTTCTGCTTCGCTAGTAACGGCTAACTTTCCAATTTTCCTTGGctattttcgttctttcttccaGTCGGACAGACGTCGGATTCTCGATTATGTTTCAAGAgccatggcaatactatatcgTCGATAACAACAAATTGCTTGAGCTGCTTTTtgaaaatacaagaaattttacttttacacGACTACACTGTGCCGAATCGAGTTtcatatgaattttcattaattttaattacgacGCCTCGAATTAATTTTGCATGGAAAGTATTCAGTTAGTTCGCTAAGCTGTCAGCCAACCTGCTTATGCTTTTACGCCACAGGTAACACGAAGGTACGGAATACATTAACAGCAGATTACGTTCCAGCAAGATACCACGAAGAATTGAAAGTAGTGGAGAATATTGATTCCACCTCTCCGACGTACGCTCATTTTCACTTGCAATCTCGTGGCGCGGAATTTTCTGCAACTCGACGCGCGGAATAATCTCGCGAGTTATCGATCCGTGAAACTGATTCgccgaaataaaaagaaaaggaagaagagaaagcgGAGAAGAAAATCGTAAAGGCGGGAAAAAGACGAGGGCTCAGGAAATTCGTATTCCTATTGCCTATTTCTACGATATATCAACGCAGAAAGGGGAAGCGGTAATCGCGAGGTAAGACAAGGGGGAAAACGTTCCGGGGGAGCATTTAGAAGTAGTACAAGTCGAAGGGTGAGAAGCTCTTCGAGAACGAGAGAGCGATCTCTCCGAGGGTAGAGCACGGGAATGGCGAGTTTTACACACAGAGAAACGCGAAAACGTTCCACTCTTTCCACCTTCCTTCTgcgtctcttcttttttcctttcctctcctcttcttctATTTCCATCTCGGTTCCACCAGGTCGACTCTCGGTCCCGAGCCCCTCGAATTACAGAAAGCCTTTATTATCGACGCATAGAACGCTCGCTCTGTCTGTGCATACAACGGAAATTGCCTGAGAACGCTCGAATATCATCTTCGCGACGGAGAGTTTAATTGGCTAAAGTCACTTCTGCCCCTCGACAACAGCTGACACGGCAAAGATATGAAAATCGACCGTTCGAAAATAAatgctttttatatttcatcttcTCTTTGTTATTTGGTCTTCTTGCACGCTGATTTTTTAGGCTATTATCAAGATGTGGCGATACACGAAGCGCAGTCGCGATAACGATCGAAAACGGTCCGATGAATTATAGTTGCTTAACGAATTAATTCCGCTGGTAATAATTATTGATAGCAAAGAAACCGATGGAGAGGAGGAGGAGATTCTTAACTGCGGGAGATACAGGTGTACAGTTAAAAACAATCGAGGAATTTGTTGCGAACACATATCGAGGGTCATATCTACGAGATACCATCAGCCGATCGAGCTCGATAAATCTTTCGCGACGCCAATGCACGCCGCTACAAAGCACCGATGCTAACGAGAAATTGCAATTCGTTCAAAACACAACAAGTAATTGCCAACTTTACCGATGAGCATTCGTGCTTATACCTATATGGTAAATTCTTTTAATAGTAGCAAATAAAAACTCGCATTTTAGTGCTTCCCGCCAGAATGCATCATGGCGCGAATCTACCTGCAATTAGTTACGACGACAATGGTCTTTTGTTCGGTTGCACGATGCGTGTTACTTTCTTTCCGTACTTCACACGATTTTTACGAAGATATTTGTGTTTATCTACTTTTTTAACAACTCTGGTCTGAGGTGTGAATAGTTACACGATCGCTCGATTTATGACAATAAAAAAGGACGTGGCAAAAATGGAAACGTGGAAGACGAGAATAAGAGGGCACTTCCGGTGGCGCAAGAAATATCAATAGTCTTGAAACGTGGATGTTTTTGTAAGAGCCTATACAAACGCGTCTGCCACGCCACGCATCGCTTGCGTCGAGATAATAAACTAAtcgttctatttattttatttttaaactcaCGATGGAATTATTGCTACTTGCAACATGAGATTATCTTTAGCATACAATAAGCATTAAACGATGGTTCCACTGAATACCGAAGCTTATTAATAGAATAGTTTTGTGATCTCTGCGAAATGGAACAAGAAACGAAAGTATTCACGACAGtacagaaatatagaaatataaatcattttctACATTCTTTGACATATTCAAATATACCTATGTAACTGTATATTACATATAGTGCTATAGGAATAAATATACTTAAGTTAAACAAAAGTTAATTACATCTATAACTGCAGCAATCTGTATATTATACACTTACGTAcgtttgaatataaaatatttcatgataCAGAAAATATTCCAACTGTTCGAATACTTCGTGTCTTATTGTATACACTTGCACTAAATATCTTACAATTTCTATATACTAagcataatgaaatttcaaaatgtttcatgcaacacacataatatatcaaTAAACGGTATCTACAAGTGTTCGAGTACTTTCGTCAATGATTGTACATAACCACGAACGTATACATAGTATCGTACAATTGTAACGTATAGTATCGTGCAATTGTATCGTGAACGAAACGAAACTTCTGGAACGAAGTTTCTAACCAGACCAGGGTTTGGCTTTtgtcgcgaacgcgaacggATCCGTGCTTTGACGGAGAAACTCGCTCGCTTTGGCTGGAAAAGAATGTGAATCGCAGGGGTGGTAGTCGGGATCCGAGCGAGGAATTGACGGCTAATTTTCGCTAAAAAGCGTTGAATAGTGGTAGGTCGCAGCGGGAGCAGGGCTTCGAAGAATGGAGGAACACCGGAATGGGGAGAAACGGAAGGAACAGAGGGAAATAGGGAAACGGTTGAATATCGGGGAAACGGTTATGCGTTTAATGAAAAACCGTGTGGCTGCATCGCGTGCACGTTCCCCTGTACTCGCATTATCTTACAAGTTTATTCATCCGGCGGTAGCGAAGAAAACAGTACGCGTTCCCGGTTTAATTCGCAGTATCGCGGCCGTGCTGCATTCAGATTGGCTAATTAATCAAGCTAATAATTAAAAACGTGTGCGTGCCGCGCGCGCCCGAGTCACCCGCCAACTTTTCTATTCGTGTTTGCCAACGAATTGTTTCACGCGGTCCCATAATTCCTACAGTGATCATTTTGTTTTGACAACTATTATACTTGAATGCTATTCTCATTGAACAACTTTATTTTCGAACTATGCTCTATGTAGCTTTAAATATGTCTCCAAAGCATCGGTATGTGATAAAGTTTAGGAATGTTTAGATTATTTCATGTTCCGTGGTCCCATGATTTAAAAGACAGagtattataatttatgcaAATTGCTTCGCCTTACCTGTCGATAAAACCATCTCCGTCGCCGTCGCATGCTTGGAACAGCTTCCTGACGCGTTCCTCGTCGCAGATGGAGCCTGCTTCACTTTCAGCATCCGCGGTTTGTGACATCTTCACTTTACCTCTTGTTTATCCATTGTAACTAACTATTGGCGCACTATCCAGCTGCTTCGTGTCCATCTTTCTTCAACTGCTCTTCCCTGTCACGTTCAAAAGGTGATGGTCAATTTTCCTTCTAGGTGCCCCGTTACATACTTCAGAACTCGATTCACGCATCGATCACGTACCGATGGTCCGAAGTTTTCGATAACGTTCTCAGGTTCCTAAACTTGCGTCAAATACGTAGGACCAACACGGTGGATCGTTAAGTCACGTGTTGCATCGCGATCTCTCGTTAATCGATCCTGAGATGTAAACTCGAGCCGTCGACCGCCTCCGCGATTACGATCGGGGAAAAGGTCTACGAACCTCGGTGGAAGCAACAGCTATTTTTAGACCGCTTAAAATACGTAGATTCCCTTGTTCCACAAGATTTTGTTGATACATAGTGTATAAACAGATCGACTAGATAAGTCATTCTCTCGCAAATGTATTTTCAGCGCACGAATTTTATGGAGATTTTATAACGCGAAGTCGTGTGGGCGTTCGTCTTGTCACTAGATCGTCAAAAAGGGTGAGACAGTTGCGTTTTTTCCGGTGTGGCTGTACACGCACGAGAACCTGTGTCCGCCGTTTCCAGTGTCACCGAGTCACTAACCCTAACCTCAAAACCGGACCCGAGACTCACCCACCCTCGCGAGCCGTACAGCGGCAATAAAAACTATCGATTGAGCGTTCCGCGGTCAAAAAACTTTGACATCTCGCGCCATCTTGAAATTTTCGAGCACGACGAAAACAAAGATGGCGATCGCCGAACCGCGAGCCGGCAAGCGGAATGTTCTAATTCCGTCGTCAGATGTCGCCACTAGAGGCGCCAAATTTATCGCTCCTAAATACGTAAGTCGtatgaattattgaaaataaattatctttattatcaGTATCATTGAACAAAAATACAACTAAGATGTTTTGTACATATAATGGTAACTTAAGTATATAGGTTGTGGATATTAATACGTATCGGTACGATAATTTTGTTTAAGATTTTAGCTTCTCAGCCAGGGTAGGCACAAGCTTTTTGAGTTTGCCAGCGTCGTGACTGAATGCCCACATTATACATCGAGTATGTTCTTCGCTTGGAAAACCACAAAGTTCTTCGTCTGTCTCGAACCATTGAATATTCTCTTCTTTGATTCGGTCTACTAGACTTCGTAAATTCTTATTCCTCTCTATGTCCCAGGTAACACTCGAGTCTGGAACTTGAACGTTCCTCAGCTTCTTGTAATCTCCCTCCACTTCCTCATACGCTCTGTAGGATACACCGAAGAGtgttgtaatatatatttttatcacaaataatattctattccctaataataacgatatagcatatattaataataattagattaCGGATATTTAcgcatattcatatttttatggaattgttttatctattaagTATTGTAAAAAGTACTATACCTTTTATACTTCTTATACATTTCTTCATATTATACGCATTCTGTGTACTTTTGCACTTTTTCCCATAAACACGTACAAATCCGTAGTCTAACAataattatacatgtatatatacataataaaaaaatgtacttACTTAAGAAATCCATTGTCTTCGATTTTGTATCTGTCGGCCAACGGCTTGAAGGCTTGCACCAAGTCAATGGGTAAATAATTGAAGTTCTCCTTAGCTCGGCCATTCACGTTATAATCCGTGATCCAATTCTCGAACACTTCCACGGCTTCCTTCATGTTCTTGATCTTTTGCTCGTCCTTTGTGCACGATATCACCCGCTCAGCCCTTTTCACCAGGCCAGTGATCGCATGATACTGATAACTTACGTCCCTGCCCTCCAACGATTCTATACTCAGCAAAGCTTTCTCCTTATCTTTGAAACTGAGTCCGCTTTCCTCCTTTTCAGTCTTCTCTTCTTCGGATGAATGTTTCGCTACCTTTTTTTTCGGTTCGTTGTCCTCCTCCTCTTCATTGCTGGACGAACTGCTGTATCTTCTTTTCACGCTTTTACCTTTGTCATCTTTATCAACCTCCATGTCTTCGTTATTCTCAGATGGAAACTTTTCTTCCACCTGGGTCATGAGTTTCTTCAACTTGGTCGGTTCTGGACTATAGCCCAGCAGGATGCACTGAACGTGTTCCTTGGTTGGGAGTCCCCGGAAGAGACCCACATCGGTCTCGTACCATTGCATGTGCTTCTGTTTGATCTTATCGATGATCTCCTTCAATCTTCGATTCCTTTCGATGTCCCAAGTGGTCTCTCCGCTTGGAATTTTAACAGCTCGCAGACCTTTGTAATCGCCTTTCTCCTTCTTGTACGCGCTGAAAAATCAGAAACACGTGAAATACTTACAGGAATAGATCTATACTGAATACCTAGATATTGAATGAATCAAAAAAAT contains:
- the LOC105666538 gene encoding uncharacterized protein LOC105666538 — translated: MGRSKSTEPEESAMGFKDKQKALDTLKALEGRDISYQYHVISSFVSRSKRTLQITRDEEKLANLREALKVFEDWLTDYKENNRSKENLAYLPIETIKGFRNLAKEYDVLEEEFYNAYKKEKGDYKGLRAVKIPSGETTWDIERNRRLKEIIDKIKQKHMQWYETDVGLFRGLPTKEHVQCILLGYSPEPTKLKKLMTQVEEKFPSENNEDMEVDKDDKGKSVKRRYSSSSSNEEEEDNEPKKKVAKHSSEEEKTEKEESGLSFKDKEKALLSIESLEGRDVSYQYHAITGLVKRAERVISCTKDEQKIKNMKEAVEVFENWITDYNVNGRAKENFNYLPIDLVQAFKPLADRYKIEDNGFLKAYEEVEGDYKKLRNVQVPDSSVTWDIERNKNLRSLVDRIKEENIQWFETDEELCGFPSEEHTRCIMWAFSHDAGKLKKLVPTLAEKLKS